Proteins from one Bacteroides zhangwenhongii genomic window:
- the ilvN gene encoding acetolactate synthase small subunit, translating to MSEKTLYTIIVHSENIAGLLNQVTAVFTRRQINIESLNVSASSIKGVHKYTITAWTDKDTIEKVVKQIEKKIDVIQAHYFTEDEIYFHEIALYKVSTPEFQETPEASKVIRKYNARIVEVNPVFSIVEKNGMSEEITSLYGELKALNCVLQFVRSGRVAITTSCFERVNEFLDGREARYNQNKNQ from the coding sequence ATGAGTGAAAAGACGTTATATACTATCATTGTTCATTCGGAAAATATAGCCGGATTGCTGAATCAGGTTACGGCTGTTTTTACCCGTCGGCAGATAAATATCGAGAGTCTGAATGTATCTGCTTCTTCCATCAAGGGGGTACATAAGTATACCATTACCGCTTGGACTGATAAAGATACGATTGAAAAAGTGGTGAAGCAAATAGAAAAGAAGATTGATGTAATTCAGGCGCACTACTTTACGGAAGATGAGATCTACTTCCATGAGATCGCTTTATATAAGGTGTCTACCCCCGAATTTCAAGAGACGCCGGAGGCCTCTAAGGTGATACGTAAATATAACGCCCGCATAGTGGAAGTAAATCCGGTATTTTCTATTGTCGAGAAGAATGGAATGAGTGAAGAGATTACCTCGCTTTACGGTGAACTGAAGGCTTTGAATTGTGTTTTGCAATTTGTACGTTCGGGGCGGGTAGCGATTACCACCAGTTGTTTTGAACGGGTGAATGAGTTTCTTGACGGACGGGAAGCCCGTTATAACCAAAATAAAAACCAGTAG
- a CDS encoding calycin-like domain-containing protein, protein MKKNLLYLLALVCSITFFAACSSDDDDSKKNEGNEPEEEAVVTAPDVVGTYWGNLNISMIADGSDQENVIADGVPKFITFSQVSDTEIKIELKDFELFMNGKIMKFGDIVLDKCTVKKGEGISTFTGQQQLTFAGEAAALGACDVTVAGTVEGADANMTINVKVPTLQQTVKVTYSGVKQVENPDKE, encoded by the coding sequence ATGAAAAAGAATCTATTGTATTTACTAGCATTAGTGTGTTCTATCACTTTCTTCGCCGCTTGTAGCAGTGACGATGACGATAGCAAGAAAAATGAGGGTAACGAACCCGAAGAAGAGGCGGTGGTGACAGCTCCGGATGTGGTTGGCACTTATTGGGGCAACTTGAATATATCTATGATAGCGGATGGCTCCGACCAGGAAAATGTTATAGCGGACGGAGTGCCTAAATTTATAACCTTTTCCCAAGTCAGTGATACGGAAATAAAAATAGAACTGAAAGATTTTGAACTGTTCATGAACGGGAAGATAATGAAGTTCGGAGATATTGTACTAGACAAGTGCACCGTAAAGAAGGGAGAGGGGATTTCGACCTTTACAGGACAACAGCAACTTACATTTGCTGGAGAGGCGGCTGCCTTGGGAGCTTGTGATGTAACTGTGGCGGGGACGGTGGAAGGTGCAGATGCCAATATGACCATCAACGTAAAAGTGCCGACTTTGCAACAGACAGTCAAGGTTACTTATTCAGGAGTAAAACAGGTTGAGAATCCTGATAAAGAATAA
- the aroC gene encoding chorismate synthase, with the protein MFNSFGNIFRLTSFGESHGKGIGGVIDGFPAGITIDEEFVQQELNRRRPGQSILTTARKEADKVEFLSGIFEGKSTGCPIGFIVWNENQHSNDYNNLKNVYRPSHADYTYTVKYGIRDHRGGGRSSARETVSRVVAGALAKLALRQLGISITAYTSQVGAIKLEGTYSDYDLDLIETNDVRCPDPEKAKEMADLIYKVKGEGDTIGGTLTCVIKGCPIGLGQPVFGKLHAALGNAMLSINAAKAFEYGEGFKGLKMKGSEQNDVFYNNNGRIETHTNHSGGIQGGLSNGQDIYFRVVFKPIATLLMEQETVNIDGVDTTLKARGRHDACVLPRAVPIVEAMAAMTILDYYLLDKTTQL; encoded by the coding sequence ATGTTTAATTCATTTGGCAACATCTTTCGGCTCACAAGTTTTGGTGAGTCTCATGGAAAAGGAATTGGAGGAGTAATTGACGGATTTCCCGCCGGAATCACTATCGACGAAGAGTTCGTACAACAGGAACTGAACCGGCGCCGTCCGGGACAATCCATCCTTACCACCGCACGCAAAGAAGCGGATAAAGTAGAGTTTCTTTCCGGTATTTTTGAGGGTAAGTCAACCGGTTGCCCCATCGGTTTTATCGTTTGGAACGAAAACCAACATTCTAATGACTACAACAATCTGAAAAATGTATATCGCCCTTCACACGCCGACTATACTTACACAGTGAAGTATGGCATCCGCGATCATCGTGGCGGCGGACGTTCGTCTGCACGCGAAACGGTATCACGCGTCGTAGCCGGTGCTTTGGCCAAGTTGGCACTCCGCCAGTTAGGTATCAGTATCACCGCTTACACTTCACAGGTAGGAGCTATCAAACTGGAAGGCACTTACTCGGATTATGATCTCGACTTGATCGAGACAAATGATGTACGCTGCCCGGACCCGGAAAAGGCAAAAGAAATGGCAGACCTTATATATAAGGTAAAAGGAGAAGGCGATACTATCGGCGGTACGCTGACTTGTGTCATCAAAGGCTGCCCCATCGGTTTGGGACAACCCGTTTTCGGTAAGCTCCATGCGGCTTTGGGAAATGCGATGTTAAGTATCAACGCCGCCAAAGCATTTGAGTACGGTGAAGGATTCAAGGGACTGAAGATGAAGGGGTCGGAACAGAATGACGTTTTCTATAACAACAACGGACGGATTGAAACGCATACCAACCATTCAGGAGGTATTCAGGGAGGACTGAGTAACGGACAGGACATTTATTTCCGTGTGGTATTCAAACCGATCGCTACGCTGTTGATGGAGCAGGAAACTGTTAATATCGACGGAGTGGACACCACGCTGAAAGCTCGCGGCCGTCATGACGCCTGTGTACTGCCACGCGCCGTTCCCATTGTAGAGGCAATGGCTGCGATGACTATACTTGACTATTACCTGCTGGATAAAACCACGCAGCTTTAA
- a CDS encoding porin family protein — protein sequence MKKYLYTFGLLICLNVTLPGYAQVDRNETLIRSALRGLEYEVKAGISIGGTAPLPLPAEIRSIDGYNPTLAITIGGEVTKWVAVQNKLGIIVGLRLENKAMTTEATVKNYSMEILGQGGERISGVWTGGVKTKVHTAGLTIPLMATYKLSSRWNVKAGPYFSYILSREFSGHVYEGYLREDDPTGPKVEFTDDKIATYDFSDDLRRFQWGLQAGAGWRAFKHLNIYADLTWGLNNIFKNDFHTVTFSMYPIYLNIGFGYAF from the coding sequence ATGAAAAAATACCTTTATACATTCGGTCTGCTTATTTGTTTAAATGTTACCCTGCCCGGTTATGCACAAGTGGATAGAAATGAAACGCTTATCCGTTCCGCCCTTCGCGGATTGGAATACGAAGTGAAAGCAGGAATCAGTATCGGCGGCACAGCTCCGCTTCCCTTACCGGCGGAAATCCGGTCTATCGACGGTTACAATCCGACTCTCGCCATTACAATCGGGGGTGAAGTGACCAAATGGGTAGCGGTTCAGAACAAACTGGGTATCATCGTAGGGCTACGGCTTGAAAACAAGGCTATGACCACCGAAGCTACCGTAAAGAATTACAGTATGGAAATTCTGGGACAAGGAGGTGAAAGGATCAGCGGAGTATGGACAGGAGGGGTAAAAACCAAAGTACATACCGCCGGATTAACCATCCCATTGATGGCTACTTATAAGTTGAGTAGCCGTTGGAATGTGAAAGCAGGCCCTTATTTTTCTTATATACTTTCAAGGGAATTTTCAGGACACGTATACGAAGGATATCTGCGTGAAGACGATCCAACAGGACCTAAAGTAGAATTTACCGATGATAAAATTGCAACTTATGACTTCTCCGACGATCTGAGACGTTTTCAGTGGGGACTTCAGGCAGGAGCCGGATGGAGAGCGTTCAAACATCTCAACATATACGCCGACCTTACTTGGGGACTCAACAATATCTTCAAGAATGACTTCCATACGGTCACTTTCTCGATGTACCCTATATATCTGAATATCGGCTTCGGGTATGCATTCTAA
- a CDS encoding FKBP-type peptidyl-prolyl cis-trans isomerase: METVENKYITVAYKLYTMEDGEKELFEEAKAEHPFQFISGLGTTLEDFENQITSLSKGDKFDFTIPADKAYGQYDEQHVIDLPKNIFEVDGKFDSDHIKEGNIVPLMTGDGQRVNASVVEIKPDVVVVDLNHPLAGADLIFEGEVIESRPATNEEIQELVKMMSGEGCGCGCDSCGDGGCNGGCDDHECGGGCCH, from the coding sequence ATGGAAACAGTAGAAAACAAGTACATTACCGTTGCATACAAATTATATACAATGGAAGATGGTGAAAAGGAATTGTTCGAAGAAGCAAAAGCAGAACACCCCTTTCAGTTCATTTCAGGATTAGGAACAACACTCGAGGACTTCGAGAACCAGATAACCTCTCTTTCTAAAGGTGACAAATTTGACTTCACCATTCCGGCAGACAAAGCATACGGTCAATATGACGAGCAACACGTGATTGATCTCCCGAAAAATATCTTTGAGGTTGACGGCAAGTTCGACAGCGATCATATCAAAGAGGGTAATATCGTACCTTTGATGACCGGTGACGGTCAACGCGTAAATGCCAGCGTAGTAGAAATCAAACCGGATGTAGTAGTCGTTGACCTCAACCATCCGTTGGCAGGCGCCGATCTCATCTTTGAAGGCGAAGTGATTGAAAGCCGTCCTGCTACTAACGAAGAAATTCAGGAACTGGTGAAAATGATGAGTGGCGAAGGCTGCGGTTGCGGATGCGACAGTTGCGGTGATGGTGGTTGCAATGGTGGCTGCGATGACCACGAATGCGGTGGCGGCTGTTGCCACTAA
- a CDS encoding L-cysteine desulfidase family protein — MTESERRQIIELIKREVIPAIGCTEPIAVALCVAKAAETLGMRPEKIEVLLSANILKNAMGVGIPGTGMVGLPIAVALGALIGKSEYQLEVLKDCTPKAVECGKQFIAERRICISLKDNITEKLYIEVICRSGDRTAKAVIAGGHTTFIYIADGGNVLLDKQHTADEEEEATAPELNLRKVYDFALTAPLDEIRFILDTARLNKAAAEQAFKGNYGHSLGRMLRGSYEHKVMGDSVFSHILSYTSAACDARMAGAMIPVMSNSGSGNQGISATLPVVVFAEENNKNEEELIRALMLSHLTVIYIKQSLGRLSALCGCVVAATGSSCGITWLMGGNYDQVAFAVQNMIANLTGMICDGAKPSCALKVTTGVSTAVLSAMMAMEDRCVTSVEGIIDEDVDQSIRNLTRIGSQAMNETDKMVLDIMTHKGC; from the coding sequence ATGACTGAGTCAGAAAGAAGGCAAATTATAGAACTGATTAAGAGAGAGGTAATTCCGGCTATCGGATGTACAGAACCTATTGCTGTGGCGCTTTGTGTAGCGAAAGCCGCCGAAACATTGGGGATGCGTCCGGAGAAGATAGAAGTACTGCTCAGTGCCAACATTTTAAAAAATGCGATGGGGGTAGGAATACCGGGTACAGGAATGGTAGGACTTCCCATTGCCGTTGCTTTAGGCGCATTGATAGGTAAATCAGAGTACCAGTTGGAAGTATTGAAAGACTGTACACCGAAAGCTGTAGAGTGCGGAAAGCAGTTTATTGCGGAAAGACGGATTTGTATTTCCTTGAAAGATAATATCACGGAAAAGCTCTATATCGAAGTGATTTGCAGGTCCGGAGATAGAACAGCGAAAGCTGTAATTGCCGGTGGTCATACCACCTTTATATATATAGCCGATGGAGGCAACGTATTACTAGACAAGCAGCATACAGCCGATGAAGAAGAGGAAGCGACCGCTCCCGAACTGAACCTGCGTAAGGTTTATGATTTTGCCTTGACAGCTCCTTTGGATGAAATTCGTTTTATTCTTGATACGGCACGTTTGAACAAGGCAGCTGCCGAACAAGCCTTTAAAGGCAATTACGGACACTCTTTGGGAAGAATGCTTCGGGGAAGTTATGAACACAAAGTGATGGGTGACAGCGTATTCTCTCACATCCTCTCTTATACTTCTGCCGCTTGTGACGCTCGAATGGCAGGAGCTATGATTCCGGTCATGAGTAATTCCGGCAGTGGTAATCAAGGAATATCAGCCACGCTTCCTGTGGTGGTCTTTGCCGAAGAGAATAATAAAAATGAAGAAGAACTGATCCGTGCCTTGATGTTGAGTCATCTTACGGTTATTTATATCAAACAAAGTTTGGGACGTCTTTCCGCTCTCTGCGGTTGTGTGGTAGCTGCCACAGGTTCCAGTTGCGGAATCACTTGGCTGATGGGAGGAAACTATGACCAGGTTGCCTTTGCCGTTCAAAACATGATTGCCAACCTGACGGGCATGATTTGTGACGGTGCAAAACCGAGTTGTGCCCTAAAAGTGACTACCGGAGTCTCAACAGCTGTACTGTCTGCTATGATGGCAATGGAAGACCGTTGTGTAACTTCTGTGGAAGGTATTATTGATGAAGATGTAGATCAAAGTATCCGTAATCTGACAAGAATCGGCTCACAAGCTATGAACGAAACGGATAAAATGGTACTCGATATCATGACTCACAAAGGATGCTAG
- the ilvB gene encoding biosynthetic-type acetolactate synthase large subunit, protein MSKDLITGAEALMRSLEHQGVNTIFGYPGGSIMPVFDALYDHRNNLNHILVRHEQGAAHAAQGYARVSGKVGVCLVTSGPGATNTITGIADAMIDSTPIVVIAGQVGTGFLGTDAFQEVDLVGITQPISKWSYQIRRAEDVAWAVARAFYIARSGRPGPVVLDFAKNAQVEKTKYEPTKVDFIRSYVPVPDTDEDSVKAAAELINNAERPLVLVGQGVELGNAQSELREFIEKADMPAGCTLLGLSALPTEHPLNKGMLGMHGNLGPNINTNKCDVLIAVGMRFDDRVTSNLATYAKQAKVIHFDIDPAEVNKNVKVDIAVLGDCKETLKAVTRLLKKNEHAEWVDSFTEYEKVEEEKVIRPELHPATDSLSMGEVVRAVSDATRHEAVLVTDVGQNQMMSARYFKYTKERSIITSGGLGTMGFGLPAAIGATFGAPERTVCVFMGDGGLQMNLQELGTVMEQKAPVKIICLNNNFLGNVRQWQAMFFNRRYSFTPMLNPDYMKIASAYEIPSKRVFSREELADAIREMLATDGPFLLEACVVEEGNVLPMTPPGGSVNQMLLEC, encoded by the coding sequence ATGAGTAAAGACTTAATAACAGGTGCGGAGGCGTTGATGCGCTCATTGGAACATCAGGGAGTAAATACGATTTTCGGTTATCCCGGCGGTTCAATCATGCCGGTATTCGACGCCTTGTACGACCATCGAAATAACTTGAACCACATTTTGGTTCGTCACGAACAGGGAGCTGCCCATGCGGCACAAGGTTATGCCCGTGTGTCGGGTAAAGTCGGTGTTTGCCTGGTGACAAGCGGTCCCGGTGCTACGAACACGATTACCGGTATTGCAGATGCGATGATCGATAGTACTCCTATTGTTGTTATTGCCGGACAGGTAGGAACCGGTTTTCTCGGAACGGATGCATTTCAGGAAGTCGATCTCGTAGGTATCACCCAGCCTATCTCCAAGTGGAGTTATCAGATCCGTCGTGCGGAAGATGTAGCGTGGGCAGTGGCACGTGCATTCTACATTGCCCGTAGTGGTCGTCCCGGTCCGGTTGTGCTGGATTTTGCCAAGAATGCACAGGTCGAGAAGACGAAATATGAGCCGACTAAGGTTGATTTCATCCGCAGCTATGTACCTGTGCCCGATACTGATGAAGACTCCGTAAAGGCTGCCGCCGAACTGATTAATAATGCGGAACGTCCGCTTGTACTGGTAGGGCAAGGCGTTGAGTTAGGGAATGCGCAGAGTGAGTTGCGTGAATTTATTGAAAAGGCGGATATGCCTGCGGGATGTACGCTACTCGGACTTTCGGCTTTACCTACGGAACATCCTTTGAATAAAGGAATGTTGGGGATGCACGGTAATTTGGGGCCGAATATAAATACCAATAAATGTGATGTCCTGATCGCTGTAGGAATGCGCTTCGACGACCGTGTGACCAGTAATCTGGCTACTTATGCCAAACAGGCAAAAGTGATTCATTTTGATATTGATCCGGCGGAGGTGAATAAAAATGTAAAAGTTGATATTGCAGTTTTGGGAGATTGCAAGGAGACATTGAAGGCTGTTACCCGACTCTTGAAAAAGAATGAACACGCTGAGTGGGTCGACAGTTTCACGGAGTATGAGAAGGTAGAGGAAGAAAAGGTGATTCGTCCCGAGCTTCATCCTGCCACCGACTCGTTGAGCATGGGTGAGGTGGTACGTGCGGTAAGTGACGCTACCCGCCACGAAGCAGTTCTGGTGACAGATGTAGGACAAAATCAAATGATGTCCGCACGTTACTTTAAATATACGAAAGAACGCAGTATCATTACTTCCGGCGGGCTCGGAACAATGGGCTTCGGCCTTCCCGCCGCTATCGGAGCTACTTTCGGAGCACCGGAACGTACCGTATGTGTATTTATGGGAGACGGTGGATTGCAGATGAATCTTCAGGAACTGGGTACGGTTATGGAACAGAAGGCTCCGGTGAAGATTATCTGCCTGAACAATAACTTTTTGGGCAACGTGCGCCAATGGCAGGCTATGTTCTTCAATCGCCGTTATTCATTCACTCCGATGTTGAATCCGGACTACATGAAAATTGCTTCGGCGTACGAGATTCCTTCCAAACGTGTCTTCTCTCGTGAAGAGCTGGCGGACGCTATCCGTGAAATGTTGGCAACAGACGGCCCGTTCCTGCTCGAAGCCTGTGTAGTAGAAGAAGGTAATGTACTACCGATGACTCCTCCGGGAGGCTCTGTCAATCAGATGTTGCTGGAGTGCTAG
- the ilvD gene encoding dihydroxy-acid dehydratase, with protein sequence MKKQLRSSFSTQGRRMAGARALWVANGMKKNQMGKPIIAIVNSFTQFVPGHVHLHEIGQLVKAEIEKLGCFAAEFNTIAIDDGIAMGHDGMLYSLPSRDIIADSVEYMVNAHKADAMVCISNCDKITPGMLMAAMRLNIPAVFVSGGPMEAGEWNGQHLDLIDAMIKSADQSVSDEEVANIEQNACPTCGCCSGMFTANSMNCLNEAIGLALPGNGTIVATHENRTQLFKDAAKLIVDNAMKYYEEGDESVLPRSIATRQAFLNAMTLDIAMGGSTNTVLHLLAVAHEAGVDFKMDDIDMLSRKAPCLCKVAPNTQKYHIQDVNRAGGIIAIMDELSKAGLVDTSVRRVDGMTLAEAIDKYSITSPNVGEEAIKKYSSAAGNRFNLVLGSQGMYYKELDKDRATGCIRDLEHAYSKDGGLAVLKGNIAQDGCVVKTAGVDESIWKFTGPAKVFDSQEAACEGILGGRVVSGDVVVITHEGPKGGPGMQEMLYPTSYIKSRHLGKECALITDGRFSGGTSGLSIGHISPEAAAGGNIGKIVDGDIIEIDIPARTINVRLTDEELAARPMTPVTRDRYVPKSLKAYASMVSSADKGAVRLID encoded by the coding sequence ATGAAAAAGCAATTACGCAGTTCGTTTAGTACACAAGGCCGTCGGATGGCGGGAGCCCGTGCGTTGTGGGTAGCCAACGGCATGAAGAAGAATCAGATGGGTAAGCCTATCATCGCTATAGTCAATTCATTCACACAGTTTGTGCCGGGACACGTGCACTTGCATGAGATCGGTCAGTTGGTGAAAGCGGAGATCGAAAAGCTGGGGTGCTTCGCTGCGGAATTCAATACAATCGCTATCGACGACGGTATAGCTATGGGGCATGATGGAATGCTTTACTCGCTTCCTTCCCGTGATATCATCGCAGACAGTGTGGAATATATGGTGAATGCTCATAAGGCAGACGCGATGGTATGTATCAGTAATTGTGACAAGATCACTCCGGGAATGTTGATGGCGGCGATGCGTCTGAATATACCTGCTGTATTTGTGTCGGGTGGTCCTATGGAGGCGGGTGAATGGAACGGTCAGCATTTGGATTTGATCGACGCGATGATTAAGTCGGCCGACCAAAGTGTGAGTGACGAGGAAGTTGCCAATATTGAGCAGAACGCTTGTCCTACCTGCGGATGTTGTTCCGGTATGTTTACAGCAAATTCTATGAACTGCTTGAACGAAGCCATCGGCTTGGCTCTTCCCGGAAACGGGACCATTGTAGCCACGCATGAAAACCGTACGCAGCTTTTCAAAGATGCTGCTAAGTTGATTGTGGACAATGCGATGAAATATTATGAAGAGGGAGATGAGAGCGTGCTTCCGCGTAGCATTGCCACTCGTCAAGCTTTTCTGAATGCCATGACTTTGGATATTGCGATGGGTGGTTCTACCAATACGGTTCTTCACCTGTTGGCTGTTGCCCATGAAGCGGGAGTCGACTTCAAGATGGACGACATTGATATGCTTTCCCGCAAGGCTCCGTGCCTTTGCAAAGTAGCTCCGAATACACAGAAGTATCACATTCAGGATGTGAACCGTGCCGGTGGAATTATTGCAATCATGGACGAACTGTCCAAAGCCGGTCTGGTGGACACGTCTGTTCGCCGGGTAGACGGAATGACGTTGGCAGAGGCTATTGATAAGTATTCCATTACAAGTCCGAACGTAGGTGAAGAGGCTATCAAGAAATATTCGAGCGCAGCCGGAAATAGATTTAACCTTGTACTCGGCTCGCAAGGTATGTATTATAAGGAACTGGATAAAGACCGTGCAACCGGATGTATCCGTGATTTGGAACACGCTTACAGCAAAGACGGCGGACTGGCCGTATTGAAAGGTAACATTGCTCAAGACGGTTGTGTGGTAAAAACGGCAGGGGTAGACGAAAGTATCTGGAAGTTTACCGGACCTGCTAAAGTGTTTGATTCGCAAGAAGCAGCCTGCGAAGGTATTCTTGGAGGTCGAGTCGTCAGTGGCGACGTTGTCGTCATCACGCACGAAGGTCCGAAGGGTGGTCCCGGTATGCAGGAAATGCTTTATCCTACCTCTTATATAAAATCCCGTCATCTCGGCAAAGAGTGTGCTTTGATCACTGACGGACGTTTCAGTGGCGGAACTTCTGGATTGAGTATAGGGCATATCTCTCCCGAAGCGGCAGCAGGAGGTAATATCGGAAAAATAGTCGACGGAGATATCATTGAAATCGACATTCCCGCCCGGACGATTAACGTGCGACTGACGGATGAAGAACTGGCTGCCCGTCCGATGACACCTGTCACTCGTGACCGTTATGTGCCGAAGAGCCTGAAAGCGTATGCCAGCATGGTAAGCTCTGCCGATAAAGGAGCAGTAAGATTAATCGATTGA
- a CDS encoding PCMD domain-containing protein, which translates to MKAKHVILYFLVSIIISSCIRDEALNAEADILSCTLPKAVMTTSPIINNNSVTLFVGPGTDVSTLAPEFTLTPGATISPLSGTVHDFSLPQKYTVTAADGVWKKTYTVSVIDTELATNYNFEDTLGGKKYYIFVERQGDKVIMEWASGNAGYAMTGVPKTADDYPTFQIADGKEGKCLLLVTRSTGFFGQLMGMPIAAGNLFIGSFDVNNAMSYPLQATKFGLPFRYVPTYLAGYYKYKAGDKFTEEGKPVDGKRDICDIYAIMYETSESVPTLDGSNAFTSPNLVSIARIDNAKETDEWTYFKLPFITRPGKFIDKEKLRDGKYNVAIVFTSSLEGAYFNGAIGSTLLIDEVELVYHTEN; encoded by the coding sequence ATGAAAGCAAAACACGTAATTTTATATTTCCTGGTAAGTATTATCATCTCTTCTTGCATCCGTGACGAAGCCCTTAACGCAGAAGCAGATATACTTAGTTGCACACTGCCGAAAGCAGTAATGACCACAAGTCCTATCATTAATAATAATTCGGTGACTCTTTTTGTGGGACCGGGAACAGACGTTTCGACCCTTGCACCGGAATTCACCCTGACTCCGGGAGCCACCATCAGCCCTTTGAGCGGAACGGTACACGATTTTAGTCTACCGCAAAAATACACTGTCACAGCAGCCGACGGAGTCTGGAAAAAAACATATACAGTTTCGGTTATTGATACGGAACTTGCAACTAACTACAACTTCGAGGACACTCTCGGTGGGAAAAAATACTATATATTCGTAGAACGGCAAGGAGACAAAGTGATTATGGAATGGGCCAGCGGAAATGCGGGTTATGCCATGACCGGCGTTCCTAAAACAGCCGACGACTACCCCACTTTCCAAATAGCGGATGGTAAAGAGGGAAAATGTCTTTTACTAGTAACGCGCAGTACCGGTTTCTTCGGGCAGTTAATGGGTATGCCCATTGCCGCAGGAAACTTATTTATCGGCTCTTTTGATGTGAACAATGCCATGAGCTATCCACTACAAGCTACCAAATTCGGTCTGCCTTTCCGTTATGTGCCGACCTATCTGGCCGGTTATTATAAATACAAGGCGGGAGACAAGTTCACCGAAGAAGGAAAACCCGTTGACGGGAAACGTGACATCTGCGATATATACGCCATCATGTACGAAACGAGCGAGTCTGTTCCTACTCTTGACGGAAGTAATGCGTTCACCAGTCCGAATCTGGTTTCAATAGCACGCATCGACAACGCCAAAGAAACAGATGAATGGACTTACTTCAAACTTCCGTTTATTACCCGCCCCGGCAAGTTCATCGACAAAGAAAAGCTAAGGGATGGAAAATACAACGTAGCAATCGTCTTTACCTCCAGTTTGGAAGGCGCTTATTTCAATGGAGCCATCGGAAGTACCTTGCTGATTGATGAAGTCGAACTGGTCTATCATACAGAAAACTAA